TAGGTAATCAATAACGTCATCCCTAACCTGAAACGCAATGCCCACAAACCTACCAATATCCCTAATCCTACTTATCACCTCATTATCCTTAACATTAACGGAGTATGCACCAACAATCATTGATGACTCAATAAGTGACGCAGTCTTATAATAAATTAACTTTAGGTAATCATCAATCGTCGTATTATCCCTACCACTAAGTTCAGACTCCAGGCTCTGACCAACGGCTAATTTAATGGATGAGTTTAGGAGCTCAAACACAATGTCATTATCACCACTCCTTATTGCAAATTCCACGGCCTTAGCAATTATTAAGTCACTGGCAAGCATTGCTGTGTGAGAACCGTAAATACTATACGGAGTCTCCACACCCCTCCTAATCCTCTGTTGGTCCATTATATCATCCTGAAGCAGTGACGCAGTATGTATTAATTCTACAGATGCAGCTGGTAAAATAGCCCTTTCAATACCAGTACCATTACCTAATGCATATGCCATAAGAAGAACTAATGTGGGTCTAATTAACTTACCCCTATTCCTAATGTAATGATAGGTGGCTTTCAGAAGTCTATCAGGCATCCAAAGACCAATGAACGACTCCTCAAGTACATGAATAACCTTAGTAAGTGCGAACTTAACATCCATTGGCAATAACTCCATGTACTTACCTGGGTTCAGTACGGCCATTTAATTCATTACCTCCTTAAACTTATGCCTTAATAAATACTACACGCACGCTAAGCAAAGCTGGAGATTAACCTAATCAATAAATTACCAATTAGGAACTTAACGAATGTGCTAACCCTCATTGATGATAATGTGGCCTCGTAAATTGAACTAGCCATAAGACCACTTGAAACCCTCAACGCGGT
This is a stretch of genomic DNA from Vulcanisaeta moutnovskia 768-28. It encodes these proteins:
- a CDS encoding polyprenyl synthetase family protein, with protein sequence MAVLNPGKYMELLPMDVKFALTKVIHVLEESFIGLWMPDRLLKATYHYIRNRGKLIRPTLVLLMAYALGNGTGIERAILPAASVELIHTASLLQDDIMDQQRIRRGVETPYSIYGSHTAMLASDLIIAKAVEFAIRSGDNDIVFELLNSSIKLAVGQSLESELSGRDNTTIDDYLKLIYYKTASLIESSMIVGAYSVNVKDNEVISRIRDIGRFVGIAFQVRDDVIDYLNMDSKNPGVNYDEINIVRIMSRDNGNIEDAISKARNLLNDMLDNAIDAIRKTMDNEILINYINLLRI